One region of Gossypium raimondii isolate GPD5lz chromosome 6, ASM2569854v1, whole genome shotgun sequence genomic DNA includes:
- the LOC105771772 gene encoding uncharacterized protein LOC105771772 has product MPNYVKFMKDILSKKKRLSENKTVALMKECNAFLQNKLPPKMKDPKSFTIPCNIRESYHDKALFDLGVSINLMPKSIFKLLGIGEVKSTTVKLQLMNSSLAYLEGKIEDVFVKVDNFIFPDDFIMLDFEAGREVLIIIGRPFLAMGRMLVDVQKGELTMRVEDDKVTLTF; this is encoded by the coding sequence atgcccAATTacgtgaagtttatgaaggatattttgtccaagaagaaaaggCTTAGTGAGAATAAGACTGTTGCTTTGATGAAGGAGTGCAATGCGTTCTTACAAAATAAGCTACCTCCTAAAATGAAAGACCCTAAAAGCTTTACAATACCTTGTAACATCAGAGAATCTTACCACGATAAAGCTTTGTTCGACCTTGGAGTaagcatcaacttgatgcccaaatctattttcaaactgTTAGGAATAGGTGAAGTAAAATCCACTACTGTGAAACTTCAACTTATGAATTCTTCATTAGCATATCTCGAgggaaagatcgaggatgttttcGTAAAAGTTGATAACTTTATTTTTCCTGATGACTTTATTATGTTAGACTTTGAAGCAGGTAGGGAAGTTCTGATCATCAttgggagacctttcctagccatGGGAAGAATGTTGGTAGATGTGCAAAAAGgtgaactcaccatgcgagttgAAGATGATAAGGTAACATTAACATTCTGA